The genomic interval TGTGCGTGCCTTTTCCCCCAatcaaagataaaatatatagtaTGCCCTATGGcgtctctgaagtctgaatccGTTAGTTGCTAGCATGTTAGGAGCCTGCAGTCCCGTGTAGGAGAAGAATGTTTTGGAGTATTCAATATTCTGCGGTGACTTCTCCAGATTGCCACCCTAGTTTTCAGGGCTTTCACGTATCAAATGTTTCTCCTTGGATGCCATATTGCCATGTGATTGCCACATTTCCTTCTCTCTCACAAGGAGTCTTTCGTTTCAAGAATCTACACTGATCTAGGATGTCTACTGCCTTTTACATGATGACTTCAGGGTTAATCTATCTATTAATGTTATGAGTAGCTGTATTTTTACCAAGATGAATTCATCCTATTGCAATATACTGTTAAACACTGCACCATGAAAGTATGCCACGAATAGAGTTCAGGAGTTGTTCACTTGTTAGTTCTGGTTTTGATGCTCAGTTCCTCACTGCTTCGCCATTCTCTTATGTTCAACAGCGCTGAATGAGGCCCTGACAACCGAAGTCCAACGCCTAAAACTCGCCACCGCTGAGCTCGGCGATTCTTGCTCGTCCAGCAGTCTAGCTCAGCAGATCCAACTCAATGCTCAGAATCAGATGTTTcaactgcagcagcagcaggctaCGCAGATACCATTCTATCAACTGCAGCAGTCACAACAGAACGGTGCAGCGAAGAACAATGAATCAAAAGAATGATTTCAGAGGCATTTTGGGCTGGTTCATGGAAAGAGAATATTGGTTTAGATGAGCGCAATTCGCATATTCCTAACTCATTTGTTTTAATGTTGTTAATAATCACCTTGCATTTTTCTAGTAGGTGGTGGTTGGTGAACCTCCTTTTACCTTTCTATGTTCATTGATTCTTTGGATGATACAGTTGTCATTTTTAAGTTACCAAACTGATGAAGTTGTAGGTGATTGTTATTCTTTTGTACTAATATCTATGTCGAGTATTTTGAGTACCCCGGTTCGTTAAGATACACTTGTATTTATCGACAAAAAGGAATGTGGGGAACATTACATAAAATTGCCATTGCCAACCATTCACAATAAAAACTAGTTATGCCAGGTCATACGAAAATGATACAGAGAAatttgaaatgaaatgaaaaaaaaaaatgcacattgAAAAAAATGGTACAAGCTCATACCCGAGTGCAGGGTAAAATGGTTAAGATATTTACGAGGAAAAGTAGCTGCCTTATAGCCTATCCAACAGAATCTTCAACCATGGCCTCCTCACTGTCGCTATCTGTATCATTCGCCTCACTGCCTTCCTCAGTCTCCGCATCAGACATCAGATCATCTTTTCCAACACCACTTCCTGGGAGTTGCTTTCTGAAATCTGGATCAACAATTTCGATCATAGCATTAAGAACACGATGATGATCGGTTATTTTACTGATGACATGATCAATATTACTCTGGCTCCCAGCAGCCTGTCCATCAGAGTTCACTAAAGCATCAGCTGCTGAGCTCCCTCTGACATTTTCATCCTGCTCCCCGGCATGGTCTGTAGTCTCCCCCAAGCTCCTAGGAGACTCATTCTCCCCATTGACAGATGGACCTGTTTCCACTGCCCAGCTACCAGCAACTTCTGAGGCCAACAAATCAGCTGTACCAATGGTTCTGGTCTGGGTATCCTCGTGTTTTCTCTCAGAACAGTTAACCTCAAGTTTTTCTTCAGAATAGTGACCAATGCCATCTTTGAGGGTTAATGAGGCTTCCTCATTTCCTTGTGGTTGCCCTCTATCTTTGCAAATCAAGATGGACTCATCATTCTCTTGTGGTTGCACTTCATCATCTAGCTGCATGGTATCACCTCCCATTTCACTAAATCTTTGAAGAGCTGAATTGTGATCACCACAGCCAACATTACCAGCTTGGCTTTCTGTCTCGGGAACTTGCTCAGTATCTGTTGGCTCTAGCTCAGGAGCTGTAGCAGCCAGATCACCATGAGAATCAGACCTGAATCTCTCTGTTGCCATTTCTGGACTATTGCACTCTACCTCTTGAGTGTTTGCCCCTTCAACTCTGGTAAAATCATCCTGTTGTTCAGTCTCCTTGGAATCATCACTTGAACTTTGTTCACTTGCCTGGGTATTCTCTGTTGAAGCACCAGAAGCTTCCATTGTATTTTTTGAGTAGTTTACTCTCGTGCGGGCATCGTCAGCAGTTACAGTTGCCAGTGGCACTTTATTGAGATCATCACCCATGATAGTGTTCTCATAATTCTCTTCATCCTCCAGAGTTCTCTGCATTGCTTTAAGCTGTTCCTGCTGTTTTGCAAACAGAGAAGATATTTCCTCTGTAGTTGAATAGAAAGCACGCAGCTGAGTCTCCCTGCAGTAAGCAACAtaggaaacaaaagaaaaggtaagCTGATTTGTAGTTTCACAAACTTGGGGTTCACCTCTATATGAAACTCAAACAATGTTTCTTACCGTAAAATAATTCTCTCTCTTGCTCCTTGATACCTCTGTTTCTCGATTGATAGATCTCTAATTGTAGCAGCTATTTCAAGCTCAAGAGCTGAGACCTTTGCCCATGCTTCTTCCCGAGCAGCCTGCTAACAGAAGAACACAGATAATCAGCTAGTAAGTAAACAAGAGCAATCCTCTATGCATGCGAAGACCAGGGTAGATTAGCTTATGTGATGAAAACATCAGAGGAACTTGAAATCTTTTTCTACCTTCTCGTGTTCAAGTTCTTTCTTCACTTTTCTCAGATCCATTTCCAGTTTATCTGATTTCTGCGATTGCAAGGGGGGAGGAAGTGAAGAAAAGATGTTACATACATTCAATGAACTACAAATGAAACAACTTGGGCTTAATAGCTCTAAACATGTTTACGACTGTAACCTTCTGATTGTTGGCGGATACAAGCTGTTCATCCTGAAGTTGAGCTTCCAGCTCTCTTGCTTTTTTCTCAGATGTGACAAGGTTCTCTCGAGTATCTTCCTGAATGTGAAGGTAAATAATTGTAGAATGGAAAAGGAATGAGTGTTCAAATAAACAACAGCAAAAAAGCATACCAGCTTAGATCTCAATGTTTCCACAAGCAAACGGATTTCCTTTTCTGATTCctgaaaataaaagagaaaggtCCACGCAATACATTATTTCCCAATTCCTGATCATTCCCTAGAATTggaaagaaaaggtaaaaccTGAAGCTTGCTAATAACTTCTTTCTGTTCCCGTTGTTGTCTAAGGTGAGCCTCAGCTTGtctcttgatttcttcttgaGCTTCTGCATTCACTTTATGCAGTGCAGACTTTAAGTCTTCTGCAGCCTTATCACGCTCCTCTCTTCGCAAGTCTCTCTCCTCACTTAGCTGTGCCTCAAGCTCACATATATTTGATTTCTGGCTGAAAACGTTTGAATGAGTGGAGAGTGATGTTAAAATTGGACTTCCTATATGCTGAAAAAGCCTAAATGTCTATCCAGAAGAACATCTCACTTTTCTCCCTGGATCAACTAAAGTGCTATATAAAATAATACTTGGGCATATCTGTGCATGAATTTCACGGGAATTTTCTAGGAAGCAGTACGATCCCTCCAGAAGTTTTATCAAAATCTATCAAAATCCTTTATTCCAAACAAGGAGTATTTTACGGTTTGCTGAATCCATGTGCCCTCTAAGATATGGGACCCTCAAGTAAACCAGCAAAATGTCCCAGTTCAACACAACTATGCTGTAAGATACTACAATACATATACCTGTAATTTGGGAAACAAAAGGGTGAAATATACCAGTGTTTTTAAATGACTTTAGTGATCACGACTGAAAAATATATGCgacttttttctctttttcctaaCGCTAATAACACCATATACGGAAAACTAAAAGTTATGAGTATTGCCACAAAGCATTAAtcaaaagaacagaaaaaataACCTCTGAATTATCTCATCAGCCTCAGCACGTGATTGCTTATATGCGCTAAGCCTCTCATCGAGATCTTTTATTGAATTCTGTAACTCTGTATTTGATGTACTAAGTGAATCTATTTGTTTCTGCTTGTCCTCTAATGTTTGCTGAAGAGATTTAGCTTGATCAACATAAGTACTCGATGTAATCTCTTTCAACTCCTTCAATTCCTACATCATCAGATTTGCAGAAGACTCAGATATAAGAAAGGGAAATCAAGAGGGCACCTTTCAAGAAATGTAGTCTTTGACAACAAAAGGCGATTTAAAAGGAAAAGCAGCAGTACATTCACTTCTAGGAGAGGGATGGTATAAGCCGTACAGAACACTATTTAGATATTTAGATAGTTTGGCAACACTACCAGTAATTTCTTGACACTAGAATATGGAATATCATCATTAATTTAGTAGAGTGGAGAGAAACATTAGAAGTGGCAGTAGGCAGTAGCACAGTGTCACGCAGTACAAGAAGGGCGATTATCCTAGAAGAGACACAACACCAAGATGCAGACGTAGGATATACCTTTTCATGCTGTGCTTCAGATATTTTAATTTGAGTTCTCAAAGTCTCAATTGTGACAACATGTTCCTCAAGTTGTTCCCTGAGCTCCTGCATGGATTTTTGCTAATAAGGTTAAGAAACTTTCATGGCAATAAAAACTACCATCTTGAACTCTTGAAGGGGTCAACTTACAGCATTAGATTTCTCTAGCCGACGAACATCATCTAGTGAAACAGGACCATCAGAGGAACCAATCCCAAGACCTTTTAGTCTCTTTCTTTCAGAATGAATATCCTCTTTAAGATCAAATACAAATTGTGGTACATATATCATTACTTGTAATGTAGCTGGAAAAATGTAATCACCAAATCTTAGGAAAGCACATGTTCCCTCTTACCTGACTTCCTTTTAAGGATGGTAACTTCATTCTCTGCACGACTGACAGCATTAACTTCACGGTAGACAAATGCAAAGGAAGTATCTGTAGATGAAACACGCAATATAAATGACCAAAAAAAGTTCGATATCGATTATATACAAGAAAAACAATGCAAGGTAAACAGGGAAAACACAGTAAATATAATCAAGTACACAGAGGTAAACTAGCAGAGGCCATGTGCAGGAAAGCTCTAAAAAAGTTACAAGGCAATGAATTTATCATAATTGTTTATAAGAACAGTAGAGTTGGATCATAGAAAGTGAAAAAAGCTCAGAATCTTTACTGTCATGAGGAGCGGAGACAAATGATATAATGTCCCCGTGATTAAGCTTGGTTGGAGGTGAAGTTTTCTTAAGCCTGGTCCAGTTGATGAATGTCCCATTTGAGCTGCAGTGCTACAATAAGTTAATTTAAGAAAGGGTGCTGTTTATTGTAATACATGACAAGATAACCAGAAGCACAAGAAACCTCGAGTCCTTGAGGAAAACAGGTACAGGCTCATTGCGGTTAAGCTCCCCCAACACAGTGTCCCTATATATCTTGCAATGTTTCCCACTGATCTGCAAAGAGGAAATCTTGAAGCTGGATTCCTGAACGGCACGGCCTATGTAGTGCTCATCGGCGCTTAAAAGAATGTTCATTCCCTACAATTAAACAAAATGGCTCCAATCAGCTAACTCAGCACTTTTTTGGGAGCTAACTCAGCAATTTACGATTCAATATCTCAACCTCTTTTCATGGCAATGCTGAATTAGTACTAGCAGTTACAAAAGGAAACATTGggggtttagggttagggtttaagGGAGGGGGACCTCAGGGCGCAGGCGAGCATTCTTGGAGATGGCCGTCAGGACAGCCCAGACACCGTCGTCGGGGTTCTGTACGGGTTGCTCGGCGAACTTGCGCGCCACCGCGCGCATCTCCTCGGGGGACACCGGCGAGGGCTTGGGCGGGGTGGCCGCATTGCAGGAGGCGGCCTCGTCCTTCCTCGCCGTCTTCGGCGTCACCAACAGCTCGCTCGGTGGGtccagcgccgccatcgcccggCGGCGGCTTAGGGGGGTCGACGAGTGACGCGCGCGGCGGAAGATCGCGGATTCGCGGGAaaaggaggacggcgacgggggCGGGTAGGGAAGGGGAGTGGAGTGGGGGGGAAGGGGGTGTTTGTCGTGGCGGGTCGTGGTGGAAGACGGAGAGAGGGATACAAGTTCTGAGATTCGCGTGGGGGTGAGATTAGACCATCGTGGCCGTTAGATGGAGACCAGAGAGGGTCCACGAGGCGTCAAGTTGACCGAATCGTAGTGTGCGGGAGAAGGAACCAGAGTCCACATTGCGTAGCAGTTGCAATAGCACTTTTTATACCAACAAGCCCCTCTGCCATCTTGGCACTCGTGACGCATgagattttagatttttttttcgattatCTGATTTTATGAGATGGTAATTTATTCACTCGGCCTGAAAATCTTGTGTTTAATAGTGCAAATCTTATTCGACACATGTAAAGTTTTTTGTCAAGTCAAATGCTATATTTGCTACAGAGACAGGAAAGCATCACTCGTGTGATGGTTGGGTCATGGGTGCATGACTACTCACTAGGGTTAAAATTCTGGTGTATACGaatattaatcatatgttaGCATGCTTTCATCAGGAATTTCATGGGTCCAAGGATGTGTTGCCAGTCTCCATCTCCTTAAGCGTGTGTTCAGGGGCACACTTACTAGTATGCGAGCGCGGTGTGCACGGTGTGCGCACGTTTGCGTATTTCTtgcaattgaaaaaaaaaaccactacATTTGCTTCTCTTGTAAACACGAACATATACAATCCATGTGAAGAAACCACATGGATCTTAGGCCATGCTTACCGGTCAACATTCAAGGGTACACAAGCTTCATTGACCCACATCGGAACCAGAGCTACCATagtggagaaaaagaaaatggctTAAAGAAAGGTTTTGTAGTCCATAGAGGACATGGTGTTTTGAGAGTGGAAAGCAACTATATAAGAAAAGGTGTTTGCGTTGCTGCTGGTAAGATGTTACTTTATCACCAGCATTTCAAGCTGGGGTGAGGGGGAAGGCTGATGATAAGAGAGGTAAAGAGCTTACCGCTTGGGAGCTTGTCGCCTCTATCTATATATGTGTATCGACCTGTGTCCGTGCCACCCAATTATTGCTATCATCAGCTATAGTTACGCCTATTGCCGTTGAGCTCATTCCTATCGGCTGGAGCTTTCCAGTGCTACTGCTAAAGCTCGTTCTTGATCCAACGACTAAGGCGGAGGCAAGGAGGATGGAAACAAGCAGTTATGGCGGGAACAAGCCTCGATTTCCTTGATCACTTGATGCTACCACCTCGACTATCATGGCCTAGCTTATGTTCTCCTTGTCATCTGAGGTCACCGTTGGGGTGTTCTCCTTGTCATCTGAGGTCACCactagggagagagggggaagatgCCACAACCCCTCTTTACTCCTTAAAAAGATGGTTTAACTTCTTTTGAAATTAAACTTTTTATTGTTGTGAGTCTTATGACTGATAAGCTAACAAGTAGACGATGAGAGTGTAAGCTATAATGCTTGTCTTGTGGTCTTGTACGTGATATGTTTGTACACATTGGGTAACGGaaaaataattaagttcaaCTTGGAGTACTTCAGACCTCAAATGCCACATTGCTAGATCATTACTTCATGCCCATCGAATTCATGAACAATTTGATGGCTCGATTTGGTTGCCGGGATCGATTTAGATGTTAGGACTTGGTACCCCTAGTGTAAATTTGAACTtaggggcggagggagtacttgggTATCGTAGCAAAGCACTATAACAGATTAGACCTTTCTATTCTGAAACAGACATGTAGAGTAGAGTAGATGAGGTAGCACGTTTCTTTCCTTCATTTCCGCCAAGTTTGATCGTGCCGTTTCTGTTCATTTCAATTTTTCAAGGATCTGGTACTATTTGAGATAATTAAGGACCCGGTGATGGCATCGTTTTCATCCATGGCAATGCTTTTGTGGAGGTTGGTAACCAAATCTTGACAGAGACCTTGCAGTTCAGGCTTTGAGAGTCGAAAGCCATGGCACTGGAACGCATCATCGGGGTAATTAGCAAGCACGTCGGTCCATGATGATACGTTCCGACGAATCATTGCCGACAGAAAGGCACGCTGAACTCCAAACCCCAACAAACTTTCTCCATGCGACCATGCCTACTGCATCTTATGTTGGTCCCATcaatggcatggcatggcagaTGGCACATCTAGCTAGTAGTTAAATCCTCCGCTTGCGCAGTTGCGCCGGCGGATGATACAAGAAGCCCACGCAGCAATATGCTGATCTGTTTGCCACTCACGCTTGAATGAatactagtagtagcagtacTAGTAGCTTTGCTATTACTGTAGATCTGTGCGTACAGCCGCAGCACGGTGGTAGCACCATAGTAGTAGCACCGTACCGGCACGACGGACGAGCAGTGAATAAGCTCATTTATGCATCCGTGGTGTACCCATGGTTTCCCTGTAGGCCACAGTACTACGACCTATACGGACGCAACGCGCAACGGGCAACGACACCACGTCCGCGGCCGTCGGTTGACGTGAACAGCGGCACGATGCGTGAGCGGTTGACGTGAacagcggctgcggctgcgcagCCAGCGAATTGAAGAGAGAAAATTCCTCCCCAACCGCGCGTCCCATGCCGTACCCCACCCTTCgctgcgcctgcgccgcgcACTTCCTGCCCACCTCAACATGCCGGCAGATTGGCAGTGTGGCACCAAAccacgtcgcgcgcgcgcgctgctgCTCCCGATCGCGTTCGCGTTCGCGTTTCGGTTTGACCGCGCGTCTCGCCTAGATTTCCACGGGTAAGGTGAAGGTAAACGCCGCGCGCGCCACGCACCAAACACCCAGAAGAACGTGGTTTCTGGCCAACCGACGTCAAGGAAGAAAGGGCTCATGGCCGCGCGGCAGCACCACCCGCACATTAACGCACGCCACCCACCGCCACCTACTCGCCACTCTTTTACTCGGCGCGccttgtctctctctctcagtaCGAGGGGAGTTGTAGTCAGTAGTCACAGCAGTAGAAGTAGAGCGCCGGTGCCGTCGCCACCGCGGCGGGGGTAATGCATGCGCTCGCACTCGCACTGCGCCTGCTCCTCCAGCTGTCGCGATGAGGCAGACGCgctcgctggcggcggcggcggccgttcTGGTGGTGGTTGTGGTGCTGCATTGGGTGGGGGTGGTggacgcggcgacggcggcggagagggggaTACTGCTGGAGTTCAAGGCCGCCGTGACCGACCCGAACGGCGCGCTCGCGTCGTGGACGGCGGGAGGGGACCCCTGCGTGGACTTCGCCGGGGTGACGTGCGACCCGTCGTCCCGCGCCGTGCAGCGCCTGCGCGTCCACGGCGCGGGCATCGCCGGGAAGCTCACCCCGTCGCTGGCGCGGCTGGCGTCGCTCGAGTCCGTCTCGCTCTTCGGCAACGGCCTCTCCGGCGGCATCCCCTCCAGCTTCAGCGCGCTCGGCCCCACGCTCCACAAGCTCAACCTCAGCCGCAACGCGCTCTCCGGCGAGATCCCGCCGTTCCTCGGCGCGTTCCCGTGGCTCCGCCTGCTCGACCTCTCCTACAATGCGTTCTCCGGCGAGATCCCCGCCTCGCTGTTCGACCCTTGCCTCCGCCTCCGGTACGTCTCCCTCGCGCACAACGCCCTCACGGGGCCAGTCCCGACCGCCATTACCAACTGCTCGCGCCTCGCCGGGTTTGACTTCTCCTACAACcgcctctccggcgagctcccggaTCAGCTCTGCGCGCCGCCGGAAATTAGCTACATCTCCGTCCGAAGCAACTCGCTCTCCGGCGCCATTGCCGGAAAGCTCAACGCTTGCCGGAGCATTGACCTGCTCGACGTCGGGAGCAACCATTTCGCCGGACCGGCACCTTTCGGCCTTCTTGGCCTGGTAAACATCACCTACTTCAACGTCTCGTCCAACGCCTTCGATGGTGAAATCCCCAACATTGCAACGTGCGGCACCAAGTTCTCCTACTTCGACGCCTCAGGGAACCGGCTCACTGGGCCGGTGCCGGAGAGTGTGGCCAATTGCCGCAGCCTGAGGGTTCTGGATTTGGGGACGAATGCTCTTGCTGGAGACATACCACCAAGCATTGGGAAATTGAGGTCGCTTTCAGTGCTCAGGCTCGCAGGAAATGCAGGCATTGCGGGTTCAATCCCTGCCGAGCTCGGAGGAATTGAGATGCTTGTCACACTAGATCTTGCTGGTCTTGCTCTCATCGGAGACATCCCAGTGTCCCTGAGCCAATGCCAGTTCTTGCTTGAGCTGTGAGTGTCTGTTAACTACTCAACCCAGTCCAATTCGTTTGAATTACAGTGGTTTCATGTACTGACAGACTAATTTGAACTACTGCAGGAATTTGTCTGGCAACCAATTGCAAGGAGTGATCCCGGACACGCTTAACAACTTGACTTACCTCAAGTTGCTCGATCTTCATCGGAACCATCTTGTAGGGGGGATTCCAGTGACACTTGCACAGCTCACAAACCTTGATCTTCTAGACCTCTCAGAGAACCAACTGACTGGACCAATCCCCTCAGAGCTTGGGAACCTCTCTAACCTGACCCATTTCAATGTGTCCTACAATGGACTCTCAGGCATGATCCCTGCCTCGCCAGTTCTACAGAGTTTCGGTAGCTCCGCCTTCATGGGTAACCCATTACTATGTGGACCTCCACTGAACAATCTGTGTGGGGCTAGCCGGAGGGCGAAACGATTGGCTGTGTCTGTCATAGTTGTCATAGTCGCAGCAGCGCTTATACTTATTGGAGTTTGCATTGTTTGTGCTATGAACATAAAGGCTTACATGAGGAGGAGTAAAGAGGAGcaagaggggaaggaggaggatgaggtgcTGGAGTCCGAGAGCACACCGATGCTTGCATCTCCTGGCAGACAAGGCTCAAATGCCATTATTGGAAAGTTGGTGCTTTTCAGCAAGAGCTTGCCTTCAAGGTATGAAGATTGGGAGGCAGGAACTAAGGCACTGCTTGACAAAGACTGCCTTGTTGGTGGTGGGTCAGTTGGTACAGTTTACAAGGCCACCTTTGAGAATGGTTTATCCATTGCTGTGAAGAAGTTGGAAACACTGGGAAGGGTGAGAAGTCAGGATGAGTTTGAGCAGGAGATGGGCCAGCTTGGTAACCTTAGCCACCCCAATCTGGTTGCTTTTCAGGGTTACTACTGGTCATCATCAACGCAATTGATTCTGTCAGAGTTCATGGTTAACGGGAGCTTGTACGACCACCTTCACGGGAGTCCTCATACATTTTCCGGAAGCAGCAGCGGAGTTGGTCTCTCCTGGGAGCAGAGGTTCAAGGTTGCACTCGGTACAGCACGGGCACTTGCATACCTTCACCATGACTGCCGACCACAAGTCCTGCATCTCAACATCAAGTCCTCCAACATAATGTTAGATAAAGACTTTGAGGCTAAATTATCTGATTATGGATTTGGAAAGCTTTTGCCTATTCTAGGTAGCTATGAATTGAGTAGATTGCATGCTGCCATTGGGTACATTGCCCCGGAGTTAGCATCTCCAAGCTTGAGATATAGTGATAAGAGTGATGTATTTAGCTTTGGTGTGGTGTTGCTTGAGATTGTGACAGGGAGGAAACCAGTGGAGAGCCCTGGGGTGGCGACAGCAGTGGTTCTGCGTGATTATGTTAGGGCGATATTGGAGGATGGGACTGTGTCAGACTGCTTTGATCGGAGCATGAAGGGATTTGTTGAGGCTGAATTAGTCCAAGTGCTCAAATTAGGTCTGGTATGCACTTCGAACACACCATCTGCCCGACCAAACATGGCAGAGGTGGTACAGTACCTGGAGTCTGTTAGAACTAATTCATGATCTCCTGACGTCACGGTACAGTAGCAGAATAGGATGTTAAAACAGGAAAAAAcgttttctggtttttgaacagATGATCACATTGTTTTTATTCTTTATTGTGTCCCCAGTCACATTTGTAAAATGTAGATTTGCATCTGAATAAGTGGTTATTTTGGTCAAATTACCAAACCCTGTGAGGAtttatctttgtttttttcGGGTGCTCCCTACACCCTCTTTTCTTTCTAGTACTGTGGAAAATGCAAATGTAAGATCAACCACTCTGAATTGAGTACCTCTTTCTGCATGTCTGAGCTAAAGAGGAGTTGGTAGTTGGTACTGTCTAATTGTGTGTCAAGTTTGCAGGGTAGCGAAGGATCAGTTGAACAAGAGCATTGTGGTACAGGAGCAGCTCATCTAAACCACCTGTTCTCTCCTACTTATATCAGCAGTGCCTGAAAGATCTACAACAGCTCAAATTCCATTCCGAAACCAGTAAAACCACACATCCAAAATGGATGAGCTTGAACTGCCTGAATTCAATCCAAGGGAGCGCGTCAAGCAGCAGATTTCAGTCCCATTTCTCTGGGAGGTGAAGCCTGGAGCGCCAAAAAAGGACTGGGCCATTTCCAATCCAGTGCCATCAGCCATCTCATGCCCATCTCCGGCGAAGCTTGTCGTCAGCGTGCCCTTCCAGTGGGAAGAAAAGCCCGGGAAGCCTCTCCAAGATGCATCTCCTTTTCATCCGCTGTTTGATCATGCTGATTTTTCTGTATCTCCTTCCTCGCTAAACCCTTTCTTGGCTGAAAGTGAGGAAGAATATTCTCTAGGGTTTGATCTGGAAGCATTTGGATTTCCAGACAGCAAGGAAGCATCTGGAACTGCAGAATGCGCAGGTGGTTCCAGTCGCCATGGCACATGGTATTCATTTTCAGAAACAGAAGCTTACAGCAACTCAAGTGGAGACACTTCAGCGCTAGATTTTCAGTTTCCACGGGCACCATCAGAGAAAAGCTGGGAGGTTGCTAATGACGATGATCAGCTGAAGAATCCGTGGAGTCCTCCCAAGAGCACATTTACACTGGAGGAGCTTATGATGCTTAGCCGCAAATTGTGCTGCGGGCAAGGGATGCCAGTTGATGTCAAGAAGAAGAACCTCTCCCTCTCATCAACGGTAACGCCTCCAAAATTTTCattgaattttgttttttgcatCTGCAAATATTCATACCAAACATTTTtcgttcagaaatcagaatgaACATCGCAATTCTCAATTTGCAAGCATGGTATCTCTATTCTTCTTGACAACTTAAAGTTTTTTTTGCATTACGATTTAGAacactaaaaaaatcatatcactGCAGCATATTGAAAATATAACTCCTATCCTTACGAGAATGTGACCCATTGCATCTACATTTACCGTTGAGGAATCCCACGGATGCTTCACCTGATTGGCACTCAGGAATTTTTTATAACGTGCAAGCGGCATGTGATGCAGACACCACAACTGCTCCCGTTTTAATTAACTGTACTTTGTCCCTCCTCTTGCTTTGCTGTTTCAGGAACTCATCAAGAAGTTTTTAATTGTGTGTTCTTAGCTGCAAGGCACCATGGTTGCGGCACATGGACGAACTGTACTGTGTGCATGTGAGATCCCATAATAATTGAGCAAGTTCAGCAAGGCGTGGCTTGTTCCAAGTGTAAAAGCCTAGCGGTTTCGGTGTTGTTTGTACTGCCATGTAGCTAAACTTGTGAAgctattttctttttgtgttcTAAGAGAACCactaaattttcaactttttatcAGTCTTGTAATTCGGAGGAAAGCACTGGAAGTGGAATTGGCAAGCTCTTATACAAGCAAC from Oryza glaberrima chromosome 3, OglaRS2, whole genome shotgun sequence carries:
- the LOC127767796 gene encoding probable LRR receptor-like serine/threonine-protein kinase At1g12460 codes for the protein MRQTRSLAAAAAVLVVVVVLHWVGVVDAATAAERGILLEFKAAVTDPNGALASWTAGGDPCVDFAGVTCDPSSRAVQRLRVHGAGIAGKLTPSLARLASLESVSLFGNGLSGGIPSSFSALGPTLHKLNLSRNALSGEIPPFLGAFPWLRLLDLSYNAFSGEIPASLFDPCLRLRYVSLAHNALTGPVPTAITNCSRLAGFDFSYNRLSGELPDQLCAPPEISYISVRSNSLSGAIAGKLNACRSIDLLDVGSNHFAGPAPFGLLGLVNITYFNVSSNAFDGEIPNIATCGTKFSYFDASGNRLTGPVPESVANCRSLRVLDLGTNALAGDIPPSIGKLRSLSVLRLAGNAGIAGSIPAELGGIEMLVTLDLAGLALIGDIPVSLSQCQFLLELNLSGNQLQGVIPDTLNNLTYLKLLDLHRNHLVGGIPVTLAQLTNLDLLDLSENQLTGPIPSELGNLSNLTHFNVSYNGLSGMIPASPVLQSFGSSAFMGNPLLCGPPLNNLCGASRRAKRLAVSVIVVIVAAALILIGVCIVCAMNIKAYMRRSKEEQEGKEEDEVLESESTPMLASPGRQGSNAIIGKLVLFSKSLPSRYEDWEAGTKALLDKDCLVGGGSVGTVYKATFENGLSIAVKKLETLGRVRSQDEFEQEMGQLGNLSHPNLVAFQGYYWSSSTQLILSEFMVNGSLYDHLHGSPHTFSGSSSGVGLSWEQRFKVALGTARALAYLHHDCRPQVLHLNIKSSNIMLDKDFEAKLSDYGFGKLLPILGSYELSRLHAAIGYIAPELASPSLRYSDKSDVFSFGVVLLEIVTGRKPVESPGVATAVVLRDYVRAILEDGTVSDCFDRSMKGFVEAELVQVLKLGLVCTSNTPSARPNMAEVVQYLESVRTNS
- the LOC127767797 gene encoding uncharacterized protein LOC127767797, with translation MDELELPEFNPRERVKQQISVPFLWEVKPGAPKKDWAISNPVPSAISCPSPAKLVVSVPFQWEEKPGKPLQDASPFHPLFDHADFSVSPSSLNPFLAESEEEYSLGFDLEAFGFPDSKEASGTAECAGGSSRHGTWYSFSETEAYSNSSGDTSALDFQFPRAPSEKSWEVANDDDQLKNPWSPPKSTFTLEELMMLSRKLCCGQGMPVDVKKKNLSLSSTELIKKFLIVCS